Proteins encoded within one genomic window of Gallus gallus isolate bGalGal1 chromosome 1, bGalGal1.mat.broiler.GRCg7b, whole genome shotgun sequence:
- the HYAL6 gene encoding hyaluronoglucosaminidase 6 precursor: MDLWIRWLAVTVLLTMGDEQLPKQAQAPLLLHKPFVVVWNAPTEQCRLRYKVDLDLSIFDIASNTNETLSGSNVTIFYHTHLGYYPYYSDNGDPVNGGVPQNESLIKHLNKAKSDIDYCIPMKKFHGLAVIDWENWRPQWDRNWGNKSIYRNKSLEMVRQRHPQWSEDKIRKVAKEEFENAGKSFMNNTILLAEHMRPNGLWGYYLYPDCYNYDYKEHWQTYTGKCPAIESSRNDLLLWLWKESTALYPSIYLDYILKSSPNAQKFVHYRVKEAIRVASIARKDYVLPVFVYSRPFYAYTFHVLTEIDLVNTIGESAALGAAGVVLWGSMQYASSKESCSTVKQYIDGPLGHYVINVTSAAKLCSKVLCKKNGRCIRKNSDSSAYLHLPPSDFKIRARRSGRGPRLQVTGELSLENIEAMRQRFMCQCYQGWTGIFCELPDQSVMEHCVHTVFSRSRKQKLYVFLLGAMQIFLLYTAY; this comes from the exons ATGGATCTTTGGATCAGGTGGCTGGCAGTCACTGTGCTGCTTACAATGGGTGATGAGCAGCTGCCAAAGCAGGCACAGGCTCCCCTGCTTCTGCACAAGCCCTTTGTGGTGGTTTGGAATGCGCCCACTGAGCAATGCCGGCTGCGGTACAAGGTGGACCTGGATCTCAGCATCTTTGACATCGCATCAAACACCAACGAGACTCTGAGTGGATCCAATGTGACAATCTTCTATCACACTCATTTGGGATATTACCCCTACTACTCAGATAACGGCGACCCTGTGAATGGAGGAGTGCCTCAAAATGAAAGTCTTATCAAGCACCTTAATAAAGCAAAGTCTGACATTGACTATTGCATACCCATGAAGAAATTTCATGGACTTGCAGTCATTGATTGGGAAAACTGGAGACCCCAGTGGGATAGGAACTGGGGCAATAAAAGCATTTATAGAAATAAATCTCTTGAGATGGTTAGGCAACGGCATCCACAGTGGTCAGAGGACAAAATTAGGAAAGTAGCTAAAGAGGAATTTGAAAATGCAGGCAAGAGTTTTATGAACAACACTATCCTTCTGGCTGAACACATGAGGCCAAATGGTTTGTGGGGTTACTATCTTTACCCGGACTGCTACAATTATGATTACAAAGAGCACTGGCAAACATACACAGGAAAATGCCCAGCCATTGAATCTTCTCGCAATGATCTCCTTCTTTGGCTTTGGAAGGAAAGTACTGCTCTCTACCCTTCAATATATCTGGATTATATACTGAAGTCAAGTCCAAATGCACAGAAATTTGTTCACTATCGGGTTAAAGAGGCAATACGTGTTGCCTCAATTGCTAGAAAAGACTATGTTTTGCCTGTTTTTGTTTACTCCAGACCATTTTATGCCTATACTTTTCACGTTTTAACAGAG ATTGATCTGGTTAATACCATTGGTGAAAGCGCAGCTTTAGGAGCAGCTGGAGTTGTTCTCTGGGGCAGCATGCAATATGCCAGCTCAAAG GAGAGCTGTTCCACTGTGAAGCAGTACATTGATGGACCCTTAGGACATTATGTCATTAATGTGACCTCAGCAGCCAAACTCTGTAGCAAAGTCCTGTGTAAGAAGAATGGAAGATGCATACGCAAAAACAGCGACTCCTCTGCGTACCTACATCTGCCACCCAGCGATTTCAAGATTCGAGCCCGTCGCTCAGGGAGGGGCCCACGATTGCAGGTGACTGGTGaactcagcctggagaacatAGAAGCCATGAGGCAGAGGTTCATGTGTCAGTGTTATCAAGGATGGACGGGAATATTTTGTGAATTGCCTGACCAAAGTGTAATGGAGCACTGTGTTCACACTGTGTTCAGCAGatcaagaaaacagaagctttaTGTCTTCCTCTTAggagccatgcagatttttctcctttatacTGCATACTAA